The following coding sequences are from one Triticum aestivum cultivar Chinese Spring chromosome 5A, IWGSC CS RefSeq v2.1, whole genome shotgun sequence window:
- the LOC123103408 gene encoding neurofilament light polypeptide, whose product MQGGVSAAGAAKEAGANLGASAWAGKEKGMAVVQETVEKAKAHDDPAAQAEAEARKEERLLEVEAAKQDAYRRNAAVAKDGRAAAVVKDEKEAAADDEAEAVSA is encoded by the coding sequence ATGCAGGGCGGGGTGAGCGCGGCGGGCGCGGCCAAGGAGGCGGGGGCGAACCTGGGCGCGTCGGCGTGGGCGGGCAAGGAGAAGGGCATGGCCGTGGTGCAGGAGACGGTGGAGAAGGCCAAGGCGCACGACGACCCGGCGGcgcaggcggaggcggaggccaGGAAGGAGGAGCGGCTCCTCGAGGTGGAGGCCGCCAAGCAGGACGCCTACCGCCGCAACGCCGCCGTCGCCAAggacggccgcgccgccgccgtcgtcaaggATGAGAAGGAGGCGGCCGCCGACGACGAGGCTGAGGCCGTCTCCGCCTGA
- the LOC123103404 gene encoding protein EMSY-LIKE 3 isoform X2 codes for MNYGPSDSSGTDDDLPPPYPNNPNNRSIRGSGRASGNGRAIVPVSGNGRAIAPASSYPRAQTDMETQIQQLEQEAYCAVLRAFKAQSDALTWEKEGLITELRKELRVSDKEHREVLNRVNGDDIIRSIREWRSTGGLQASLPNNPQPIHHDPAPSPTTSGRKRQKTSQSVPPLPVPSPPVMHPQQMATPTQPSSSAAKKGFLPGTKGKKTKPKIPGGSAVKSMPPSAGPSGRGPHMNRNFPGRPAAPEPSQGQHHLNPLIGRKVMSRWPEDNNFYEATITDYNAEKDVYALVYDINTANETWEWVDFKEIKPEDIIWQGEDPGLYQGGRGAPGSGGKKSTSRVMPTPGTGRGRGFQKNVSKKDFPRSQNGVGKRSSDDIDILHTESLIKEVERVFSVSHPDPLEVDKAKKALKEQEQSLIDAIARLAEASDGESDEQNRGRRMGPYGGHPHQANYADAMGVDGDHMVGGAAT; via the exons ATGAACTACGGGCCCTCGGACAGCAGCG GAACTGATGATGACCTTCCACCACCATATCCGAATAATCCGAATAATAGGAGTATACGAGGCAGCGGGCGTGCCAGTGGTAATGGCAGAGCTATTGTTCCTGTCAGTGGTAATGGAAGGGCCATTGCTCCTGCCAGCTCGTACCCTAGAGCCCAGACCGATATGGAAACACAAATTCAACAGCTTGAGCAAGAAGCGTATTGTGCAGTTCTGCGTGCTTTTAAAGCTCAGTCTGATGCCCTCACATGG GAGAAGGAGGGTCTGATTACCGAACTTAGGAAGGAGCTAAGGGTATCCGACAAAGAACACAGGGAGGTGCTAAACAGGGTCAATGGTGATGATATTATCCGCAGCATAAG GGAATGGAGATCAACAGGAGGCCTTCAGGCAAGCTTACCCAATAATCCTCAGCCTATACATCATGACCCGGCGCCTAGCCCTACCACCTCTGGCCGTAAAAGGCAAAAGACATCTCAATCCGTTCCTCCCCTACCTGTACCGTCTCCTCCTGTTATGCATCCACAGCAGATGGCTACACCAACACAACCTTCATCTTCAGCAGCTAAAAAGGGATTTCTGCCAGGCACTAAAGGCAAAAAGACAAAACCA AAGATACCAGGGGGCTCTGCAGTCAAATCTATGCCACCTTCAGCAGGTCCCAGCGGAAGGGGACCACATATGAACAGAAACTTTCCTGGTCGCCCTGCTGCTCCTGAACCTTCTCAAGGACAGCATCATCTTAATCCTTTAATTGGTCGTAAAGTCATGTCTCGGTGGCCTGAAGATAATAATTTCTATGAAGCCACTATAACTGATTACAATGCGGAAAAG GACGTTTATGCGCTAGTTTATGACATAAATACAGCTAATGAGACCTGGGAGTGGGTTGATTTTAAAGAG ATAAAACCAGAAGACATAATCTGGCAAGGCGAGGACCCAGGATTATATCAAGGAGGTCGTGGTGCTCCAGGTAGCGGGGGTAAGAAGTCAACTAGCCGTGTTATGCCCACACCAGGTACAGGTAGGGGGAGAGGATTCCAAAAGAATGTGTCGAAGAAAGACTTTCCACGTTCGCAAAATGGCGTTGGGAAGAGAAGTTCTGATGACATTGATATACTTCACACTGAAAGCCTGATAAAAGAG GTGGAGAGGGTCTTCAGTGTTAGTCATCCTGATCCTTTGGAGGTAGACAAGGCAAAGAAAGCGCTGAAG GAGCAAGAACAGTCGTTGATTGATGCGATAGCAAGGCTTGCTGAGGCATCTGATGGCGAAAGTG ATGAGCAGAACCGTGGCCGAAGGATGGGGCCATATGGTGGGCACCCGCATCAAGCAAACTATGCGGATGCCATGGGTGTTGATGGCGACCACATGGTCGGAGGCGCTGCCACATAA
- the LOC123103404 gene encoding protein EMSY-LIKE 3 isoform X3 — translation MNYGPSDSSGTDDDLPPPYPNNPNNRSIRGSGRASGNGRAIVPVSGNGRAIAPASSYPRAQTDMETQIQQLEQEAYCAVLRAFKAQSDALTWEKEGLITELRKELRVSDKEHREVLNRVNGDDIIRSIREWRSTGGLQASLPNNPQPIHHDPAPSPTTSGRKRQKTSQSVPPLPVPSPPVMHPQQMATPTQPSSSAAKKGFLPGTKGKKTKPGQKIPGGSAVKSMPPSAGPSGRGPHMNRNFPGRPAAPEPSQGQHHLNPLIGRKVMSRWPEDNNFYEATITDYNAEKIKPEDIIWQGEDPGLYQGGRGAPGSGGKKSTSRVMPTPGTGRGRGFQKNVSKKDFPRSQNGVGKRSSDDIDILHTESLIKEVERVFSVSHPDPLEVDKAKKALKEQEQSLIDAIARLAEASDGESDEQNRGRRMGPYGGHPHQANYADAMGVDGDHMVGGAAT, via the exons ATGAACTACGGGCCCTCGGACAGCAGCG GAACTGATGATGACCTTCCACCACCATATCCGAATAATCCGAATAATAGGAGTATACGAGGCAGCGGGCGTGCCAGTGGTAATGGCAGAGCTATTGTTCCTGTCAGTGGTAATGGAAGGGCCATTGCTCCTGCCAGCTCGTACCCTAGAGCCCAGACCGATATGGAAACACAAATTCAACAGCTTGAGCAAGAAGCGTATTGTGCAGTTCTGCGTGCTTTTAAAGCTCAGTCTGATGCCCTCACATGG GAGAAGGAGGGTCTGATTACCGAACTTAGGAAGGAGCTAAGGGTATCCGACAAAGAACACAGGGAGGTGCTAAACAGGGTCAATGGTGATGATATTATCCGCAGCATAAG GGAATGGAGATCAACAGGAGGCCTTCAGGCAAGCTTACCCAATAATCCTCAGCCTATACATCATGACCCGGCGCCTAGCCCTACCACCTCTGGCCGTAAAAGGCAAAAGACATCTCAATCCGTTCCTCCCCTACCTGTACCGTCTCCTCCTGTTATGCATCCACAGCAGATGGCTACACCAACACAACCTTCATCTTCAGCAGCTAAAAAGGGATTTCTGCCAGGCACTAAAGGCAAAAAGACAAAACCA GGCCAGAAGATACCAGGGGGCTCTGCAGTCAAATCTATGCCACCTTCAGCAGGTCCCAGCGGAAGGGGACCACATATGAACAGAAACTTTCCTGGTCGCCCTGCTGCTCCTGAACCTTCTCAAGGACAGCATCATCTTAATCCTTTAATTGGTCGTAAAGTCATGTCTCGGTGGCCTGAAGATAATAATTTCTATGAAGCCACTATAACTGATTACAATGCGGAAAAG ATAAAACCAGAAGACATAATCTGGCAAGGCGAGGACCCAGGATTATATCAAGGAGGTCGTGGTGCTCCAGGTAGCGGGGGTAAGAAGTCAACTAGCCGTGTTATGCCCACACCAGGTACAGGTAGGGGGAGAGGATTCCAAAAGAATGTGTCGAAGAAAGACTTTCCACGTTCGCAAAATGGCGTTGGGAAGAGAAGTTCTGATGACATTGATATACTTCACACTGAAAGCCTGATAAAAGAG GTGGAGAGGGTCTTCAGTGTTAGTCATCCTGATCCTTTGGAGGTAGACAAGGCAAAGAAAGCGCTGAAG GAGCAAGAACAGTCGTTGATTGATGCGATAGCAAGGCTTGCTGAGGCATCTGATGGCGAAAGTG ATGAGCAGAACCGTGGCCGAAGGATGGGGCCATATGGTGGGCACCCGCATCAAGCAAACTATGCGGATGCCATGGGTGTTGATGGCGACCACATGGTCGGAGGCGCTGCCACATAA
- the LOC123103404 gene encoding protein EMSY-LIKE 3 isoform X1: protein MNYGPSDSSGTDDDLPPPYPNNPNNRSIRGSGRASGNGRAIVPVSGNGRAIAPASSYPRAQTDMETQIQQLEQEAYCAVLRAFKAQSDALTWEKEGLITELRKELRVSDKEHREVLNRVNGDDIIRSIREWRSTGGLQASLPNNPQPIHHDPAPSPTTSGRKRQKTSQSVPPLPVPSPPVMHPQQMATPTQPSSSAAKKGFLPGTKGKKTKPGQKIPGGSAVKSMPPSAGPSGRGPHMNRNFPGRPAAPEPSQGQHHLNPLIGRKVMSRWPEDNNFYEATITDYNAEKDVYALVYDINTANETWEWVDFKEIKPEDIIWQGEDPGLYQGGRGAPGSGGKKSTSRVMPTPGTGRGRGFQKNVSKKDFPRSQNGVGKRSSDDIDILHTESLIKEVERVFSVSHPDPLEVDKAKKALKEQEQSLIDAIARLAEASDGESDEQNRGRRMGPYGGHPHQANYADAMGVDGDHMVGGAAT, encoded by the exons ATGAACTACGGGCCCTCGGACAGCAGCG GAACTGATGATGACCTTCCACCACCATATCCGAATAATCCGAATAATAGGAGTATACGAGGCAGCGGGCGTGCCAGTGGTAATGGCAGAGCTATTGTTCCTGTCAGTGGTAATGGAAGGGCCATTGCTCCTGCCAGCTCGTACCCTAGAGCCCAGACCGATATGGAAACACAAATTCAACAGCTTGAGCAAGAAGCGTATTGTGCAGTTCTGCGTGCTTTTAAAGCTCAGTCTGATGCCCTCACATGG GAGAAGGAGGGTCTGATTACCGAACTTAGGAAGGAGCTAAGGGTATCCGACAAAGAACACAGGGAGGTGCTAAACAGGGTCAATGGTGATGATATTATCCGCAGCATAAG GGAATGGAGATCAACAGGAGGCCTTCAGGCAAGCTTACCCAATAATCCTCAGCCTATACATCATGACCCGGCGCCTAGCCCTACCACCTCTGGCCGTAAAAGGCAAAAGACATCTCAATCCGTTCCTCCCCTACCTGTACCGTCTCCTCCTGTTATGCATCCACAGCAGATGGCTACACCAACACAACCTTCATCTTCAGCAGCTAAAAAGGGATTTCTGCCAGGCACTAAAGGCAAAAAGACAAAACCA GGCCAGAAGATACCAGGGGGCTCTGCAGTCAAATCTATGCCACCTTCAGCAGGTCCCAGCGGAAGGGGACCACATATGAACAGAAACTTTCCTGGTCGCCCTGCTGCTCCTGAACCTTCTCAAGGACAGCATCATCTTAATCCTTTAATTGGTCGTAAAGTCATGTCTCGGTGGCCTGAAGATAATAATTTCTATGAAGCCACTATAACTGATTACAATGCGGAAAAG GACGTTTATGCGCTAGTTTATGACATAAATACAGCTAATGAGACCTGGGAGTGGGTTGATTTTAAAGAG ATAAAACCAGAAGACATAATCTGGCAAGGCGAGGACCCAGGATTATATCAAGGAGGTCGTGGTGCTCCAGGTAGCGGGGGTAAGAAGTCAACTAGCCGTGTTATGCCCACACCAGGTACAGGTAGGGGGAGAGGATTCCAAAAGAATGTGTCGAAGAAAGACTTTCCACGTTCGCAAAATGGCGTTGGGAAGAGAAGTTCTGATGACATTGATATACTTCACACTGAAAGCCTGATAAAAGAG GTGGAGAGGGTCTTCAGTGTTAGTCATCCTGATCCTTTGGAGGTAGACAAGGCAAAGAAAGCGCTGAAG GAGCAAGAACAGTCGTTGATTGATGCGATAGCAAGGCTTGCTGAGGCATCTGATGGCGAAAGTG ATGAGCAGAACCGTGGCCGAAGGATGGGGCCATATGGTGGGCACCCGCATCAAGCAAACTATGCGGATGCCATGGGTGTTGATGGCGACCACATGGTCGGAGGCGCTGCCACATAA